A stretch of the Corylus avellana chromosome ca6, CavTom2PMs-1.0 genome encodes the following:
- the LOC132184597 gene encoding protein DSS1 HOMOLOG ON CHROMOSOME V-like has protein sequence MAAEPKAATEEAKVDLFEDDDEFEEFEINEEWEDKEEGKQVTQQWEDDWDDDDVNDDFSLQLRRELENNTEKN, from the exons ATGGCGGCGGAGCCCAAGGCAGCGACTGAGGAGGCAAAGGTCGATTTGTTCGAGGACGACGATGAGTTTGAAGAGTTCGAAATCAATGAAG AGTGGGAGGACAAGGAGGAAGGAAAACAAGTGACACAGCAGTGGGAAGACGAttgggatgatgatgatgttaatGATGACTTCTCTCTGCAGCTGAGGAGGGAATTGGAGAACAATACGGAGAAGAACTGA